The Planctomycetia bacterium DNA window CGTTGTGCAGCTTCCGCAACGTGCAGTCGTCCAGGCATTCGGCGATCAGCAGCACAGCGTCGGCCCCCGCCGCGCGGGCTTCGACGAGCTGATACGTGTCGAGAATGAAATCCTTCCGCAAGACGGGGATGCCTACCGCCGCGCGGACCTGCCGCAGGTAGTCGAGGCTCCCTTGAAAGTACCGCTCGTCGGTGAGCACGCTCAGGCAGGTCGCGCCGTGCCGCTCGTAGGTTTGGGCGATGGCGACGGGATCGAAGTCCGCGCGGATCACTCCCCGCGAAGGGCTGGCCTTCTTCACCTCGGCGATCAACTTGATCGGCCCCCCAGCCGCCAGCGGCGCGAAGAAGTCTCGCACGGGCGGCGCGGAAGTTAGTTGATCGCGGAGTCCTTCCAGCGGAACCGCGCGTCGGGCGCGGTCGATCTCCTGGCGTTTGTGGGCGACGATCTGGTCGAGGATGGTGGGCATGTTGTAGGGCAGGGTTGCAATCCGCCATGAATGTCTTGGGAGTGCCCGTCGCGTGCGCCGTTGCGAAATGCGCCCCACCGTTCGCTTCCCTCGTGCGGAACGATCGGACCCGCTCCACGCTACCTCACGCGGAGCGCGAGGGCTACGTAGTCGCCGGCCACCGCAGATATTGGCATACGTTCGGCCGCTTAGCTGCGCCCCCCCGGTCTCGCTGTCACGGCTTTGGCACAAACGCCCGCCGCCGGTTGCGGAGGGCAAGTTGCATCTTGGCCGGTGGACTGTATCATCCTGAAATAGGTGAACAACTGTCTGGTGGTTTCGCGAATGGAGTGCGTTGTGAGCGACAGTTCGGGCCAAGGAGTCAGACGGTTGCTTACCGTCACGGCTGGGAATCTGCGCCAAAACCATTTTTACCTGTCACGTCATTACGACCTTTTCCCCGGCGATTGCTTTGGCCCGCCGCAGAAGTCGGGCGACAGCACGCGCGAAATCGAAATCCTCTTCGACGGACTAGAAGGGATCGTCCGGACTGACATTCCGACCGATGCTGACGGCAAGCCTCGCGGTTTTTTCCGGGATCGCGGCGCGATTCGGCGCTTTTACGAATATCACGGGGTGACGGCAGGCGAACAGCTCGCGGTCGAGCGGGTATCACCCCGTCGCTTCCGAGTTTCCATCGCGCGCGAAGACGCGGAACGACGCCGGCGGCCAATCGCAGCGGAGTTCTTTTCAGGGATTGGCTTGGTCCGCCTCGCATTGGAGGCGCAGGATTGGAGCGTAGGGTTCGCCAACGATATCGATCCCGACAAAGCGGAGATGTACCGCCACAACTGGGAATCCGACGACCATCTGGTCGTAGGGGACATTCATCAACTCGATCCCGATTCGATACCGGCGTGCGACCTATTCACGGCGTCCTTCCCTTGCAACGACTTGTCCATTGCCGGCAAGTGGGCCGGCATTGACGGCAAGGAATCATCCGCGTTCTTCGGATTCACGGGACTTCTGGAGAAGTTAGGGGATCGTCGCCCGCCGCTCGTATTGCTGGAGAACGTCGTCGGATTCCTGCTGAGCAATCAAGGCGCGGACTTTGAGCGCGCGCTCGCGGAACTGAACCGCCTCGGCTACGTCGTGGACGCGTTCATTCTGAACGCCGTCCATTGGACGCCGCAGAGCCGAGCAAGGTTATTCATTGTCGCCCGGCGGGATGACGGGAAGCCTTGCCGTCGAACTGCAGCGCAAAGCAAGGTCCGGCCAGACGCCCTTTGTCAGTTCATCAACACGACAACGGAGATTCGCTGGGACATTCGGTCGCTGCCGAGTCCGCCCCCTGCGACAGCGCGACTAGCAGACATCGTTGAAGATTTGCCGAGTGACGATCCGCAGTGGTGGAACAATGACCGTGTCGACTACTTTATGGCGCAGTTAAGCGAACGGCATGCGACCGATGCGCAGCGGATGATCGATGGGCGCACGATCACCTACGCGACCGCCTTTCGACGGGTCCGCTACGGGAAGAGCATGGCTGAGTTGCGAACGGATGGAATCGCCGGCTGCCTTAGAACGCCGCGTGGCGGCAGTGGGCGGCAGATTCTCTTCAAGGCCGGTCGCGGCAAGTTTCAAGTGCGGCTACTCAGCGCCCGCGAGTGTGCGCGGCTTCAGGGAGTGCCGGACACGTACAAGATTGACGTGCCGCTCAACCAAGCGCTATTCGGTT harbors:
- the trpC gene encoding indole-3-glycerol phosphate synthase TrpC, producing the protein MPTILDQIVAHKRQEIDRARRAVPLEGLRDQLTSAPPVRDFFAPLAAGGPIKLIAEVKKASPSRGVIRADFDPVAIAQTYERHGATCLSVLTDERYFQGSLDYLRQVRAAVGIPVLRKDFILDTYQLVEARAAGADAVLLIAECLDDCTLRKLHNEAIELGLTPLVELYEPANVARVLAAGAALIGVNNRDLRTFQVDLEHTIRLRQEIPDDCLLVGESGIRTRADALRLEAAGVDAMLVGETLMARPDIGAAVDELLDRA
- the dcm gene encoding DNA (cytosine-5-)-methyltransferase, producing the protein MSDSSGQGVRRLLTVTAGNLRQNHFYLSRHYDLFPGDCFGPPQKSGDSTREIEILFDGLEGIVRTDIPTDADGKPRGFFRDRGAIRRFYEYHGVTAGEQLAVERVSPRRFRVSIAREDAERRRRPIAAEFFSGIGLVRLALEAQDWSVGFANDIDPDKAEMYRHNWESDDHLVVGDIHQLDPDSIPACDLFTASFPCNDLSIAGKWAGIDGKESSAFFGFTGLLEKLGDRRPPLVLLENVVGFLLSNQGADFERALAELNRLGYVVDAFILNAVHWTPQSRARLFIVARRDDGKPCRRTAAQSKVRPDALCQFINTTTEIRWDIRSLPSPPPATARLADIVEDLPSDDPQWWNNDRVDYFMAQLSERHATDAQRMIDGRTITYATAFRRVRYGKSMAELRTDGIAGCLRTPRGGSGRQILFKAGRGKFQVRLLSARECARLQGVPDTYKIDVPLNQALFGFGDAVCVPAVEWIVTNYLHAATENR